GGTCTATATCCCAGGCATCCCACAGCGGCGGGGTGTCATGATAGAACTGCAACTGGTTGCCGGTCTGGCCGGGCGGCAGCAGCTCACGGTCTACGCTTTTGTCCAGCCAGCGGCTGATCTCGCCATCTTCATTGAACTTCAAGATGTAATGGTCCGTCTCCCATTGCTCCGGGAAACCGTCTCCGGCGGCAGATTCACCCTGCGGATCAGGCCCTACTCCGGCTGGCTCCGCAGCCTCCCGCAGCCAGATCGTCCGGCAGCCAAAGGCCGGAATCTTACGGACCTGCACAGCCAGCGTGTAGCTGTCCCCGCCAGCCTCCGTGTTCCAGCATTCGCTCGCAAGCGGCCCGTCTTCATCGAAGGCCTGCATAGCAGCCAGCTCAGGACCGCCCTCCAGCCGGAGCAGCTCCGTCCGCTCCCAGCCCAGGCTGTTGAAGACCACATAGGGACGGCCCTCGCCCGATGTATTCACCTCAGCCGCCAGAGCATGCAGGGAGCGGTCCAGCACCTGCCCGCCCAGACGGAAGATCTCGGCGTATTCCTCCCGCGAGGTCGTATACACCTCAGGGATTGAAGTCCCCGGAATGATGTCATGGAACTGGTTGAGCAGCAGCAGCTTCCAGCCTTCGGCCAGCTCCCCGGAGGGCAGCAGACGCTGCAATTCAGGCTGATCAGGCTGATCCGGCTGATCCAACTCCAGCACACCGTCCTTTTGCGCCAGCACGCTCCAGATCTCCGCCTGCCGGTATAGGATCTCCGCTTTGCGGTTGCTGCGCTTATTGAAGGCATGGGTCGTGAAGGTCCCCCGGTGAAGCTCCAGATAGAGATCGCCGTGCCATGCCGGAAGCTCCGGCTGGCGCGCACCAATCTCCGAGAAGAATGCCTCTGCCGTTGAGAATGTGCTGACCGGCTGGCCCAGGGCGAGCTCGGTGCGGCTCACATATTCCAGCATCTCGTGGGTGACTCCGCCTCCGCCGTCGCCGTGGCCGTAGAGCAGCATCAGCTCATCATGCGCTTCCTTCTGGGCGTTGGCCTGCCAATGCTCCTGCACATCCTTCGGGTGAGTATGCTCGTTCACTCCATGGTTCTGATAGGCCACGATCTTCGTCCCGTCAATGCCGACCCAGTGGAACAGCGTATGCGGGAAGGGGTTGGTATCATTCCAGCCGAGCTTCGTTGTCATGAAATAATCAATTCCCGCCTGCTTCAAGAGCTGCGGCAGAGAAGCGCAATAACCAAACGTATCCGGCAGCCATTCAATCGTGGACCGCTTGCCGAATTCCTTCATATAGAAGTCCTGGCCGTACAGCATCTGCCGGACCAGCGACTCCCCGCCGGGAATGTTCAGATCCGGCTCTACCCACATGCCGCCGACCAGCTCCCACCGGCCCTCGGCAATCCGCTGCTTGATCCGCTCGTATAGCTGCGGATAATGCGCCTTGGCGAAGGCATACAGCTGGGGCTGGCTCTGCGAGTACCGGAAGTCCGGGTACTTGTCCATCAGGGTGCAGACGGTGGAGAAGGTCCGGCTGACCTTGCGCACCGTCTCCCGGACCGGCCACAGCCAGGCCACATCAATATGGGACTGGCCGACCATATGCATCGTTCCCGGGTGCAGTCCCGCAGACCGTTCCGCCGCCGCAGCCGCCCGCAGCAGCTGTTCAGCCGCAGTTACCGCACCGCCGTCCAGCAGCCGCTCCTCCTTCATATAGAGCGTGTCCATCGTCTGCTCCAGCGTCTTAAGGCTGCGGATGCGGCGCATGTCGCCCTCCGGCAGCAGGAGGGCTGCTTCGTGTACGATTCGCACCGTATACAGCAGGCTGTATACCGGACGATTGACGCGCACAAGCTTCATTTCAATGCCCGTCAGCGGCGGCTTGATCACCGCCTGGCGGTTCAGCGGGTCCTCCGGCTCAGGCACCGGATCATACAGCTCGATGTCCAGCTTCAGGCGTTCACCCGGAGCGTAAGACGGCAGCGGAATGAACCAGTGATTGCTGTCCAGGCCATGGTACGGCGCTCCGTCCAGCTTCAATAGGCCTTCCCCGCGTCCCAGATAGAGCAGCGCCGCTTCTTCATGCGCCCACTCTCCCGGAACCGTGATCTCCCGCTGAAGGAAATATGTGGTTCCATACCCGCCGTCCAGCAGAGAAATATTGTACTCCTGATGCAGCTCCTCCTCATGCTCATAGCAGCCAGGAGTAAGATAGCGGGACCTCTGCATAGTCCATTCCGCAAGCTCTAACTTCTCAGCCCACTGCCGCTTGGCCAGCCATCCGGTAAACCGGTCCATACGCTTCATGGCTTAGCCCTCCTCTCTGACCTGGAGCGGCGCGCTCAGATACTCTGCGGAGTGCGGGCCTGCCATCACTGCGAATTCTCCCGGCTCGACGATCCGCGTCAGATCCGCTGATACATATTCCAGCTCCTCCCGGCCTACACGGAACGTCACCGTCTGCGTGTCTCCGGGCTGAAGGCTGATCTTGCGGAAGCCCTTAAGCTGCTTCTCGGGCCGGGTAATGGAAGAGGCCAAGTCGGAAATATAGAGCTGGACCACCTCGCTGCCCGCCCGGTCACCTCTATTAGTCACATCCACGGAGACAAGCGCTTCTTCATCCGCAGAGATTACAGGAGGCTCCACCTTCAGGTTACTGTAGTTGAATTCAGTGAAGCTAAGACCATAGCCGAAGGGGTATTCGGCGTGGAAATCCGTCTCCAGATACCGTTTGCCTCTTGTCCGGCGCTTGTAGTAATACACGGGAAGCTGGCCTACATGCTTCGGAATGCTGATCGTCAGCCGCCCGGAAGGGTTCACCTCACCGAACAGGATATCGGCAATCGCATGTCCGCCCTCCTGCCCCGGGTACCACGCTTCCAGAATGGCGTCAGCATGTTCTACAATCCAAGGCTCTGCAATTGGACGGCCATTGATATAGACCACAATCAGCGGCTTGCCCAGCTTATGAATCTCTTGCGCCAGCTCCAGTTGCACGCCCATCAGATTCAGCGTAGCCCGGTCGATACCTTCGCCGCATTCCATGTCACTCCAGGAATGCTCGGTCACAACAGAAGCACCGGTGAGCAGATCAATCGTTCCCTCACCGAAGTCTCTGGCGCTGGAGCCGCCGATCGCCAGCACCACCGCATCGGCTTCGGCCGCACAGGCGAGTGCATGGTCGAAGCCTTCCCGCGAATCGCCCTTGATCCGGCAGCCGGGTGCATACAGGACCTTATCCGCTTCGCCGCCCAGCGCCTGCCGGATGCCGTCCAGCACGGTGACAATCGCGCCTGCGGGCTGCGGCGAGGTGTAGTCGCCAAGCTGGTTGTACGGCGCATCCGCATTGGGACCGATCACGGCAAGCTTACGGATCTCCTTGCTTAGCGGCAGCGCTGCATTCTCATTCTTCAGCATAATGATGCTCTCACGGGCGATCCGCCGCGCCAGCTCCCGGTGCTCCGGCTTGCCGATGATGCTCTCCGCCTGCTCAGGATCAGCATAGGGACGGTCGAACAGCCCAAGCTTGAACTTCAGCTCCAGAATCCGCGCTGCCGCGCGGTCCAGATCGGATTCCTGCAGCCGCCCATGCGTGATAGCAGCCGCGATATGCTGCTCGAACATCTCGCCCGACATCTCCATATCGATGCCGGCCAGCAGTGCCTGGGCTACAGCCGTTTCTCCGCTATCTGCGGTGTTATGACCATTCGTCAGCATGCCCAGCGCTCCGCAGTCCGTGATCACGAACCCTTCGAAGCCCCACTGCTCCCGCAATACATCCTGCAAAAGATAACGGTTCGTCGTACAAGGTACGCCGTCAATCTCGTTATAAGCTGTCATAATGGACAGCGCTCCGGCCTCCACCGCCTTACGGAACGGCAGCAGATCGACCTCATGCAGCTCGCGCAGTCCCATATGCACGGGTGCGGAGTTGCGCCCGCCCTCCGAGCTGCCATAGGCGGCGAAGTGCTTCAAGGTGGCCAGCACGGAATCCTCCGCGTCCAGCCGTTCTCCCTGCAAGCCCTTCACTGCTTCTACGCCCATCGCCGCAATCAGGAACGGATCTTCGCCGAAGGTCTCCTCCGTCCGGCCCCAACGCGGATCACGCACCACATCAAGCACCGGCGAGTAGGTCGCTGCTCCGCCCTGGCTGCGGGTCTCAAGCGCCACCACCCGGCACATCTCCCGGTACAGCTCCGGGTTCCACATGCTGCCCAGCGCAAGCGGAACCGGAAATACAGTGGCGCCTATCGCCATGTGTCCGTGCGAGCATTCTTCCCCGAACAGAATAGGAATACCAAGCCGGCTCTCCTTCATCGCATAAGCCTGAATGGCATTAACGGCCTCCGCCCCCTCCTTCGGGGACAGGCCGGTCTTCAGCGTGACCCCGGTCCACGGGTCGGCACGCAGCGTCCCATACAGGGAGCCTACGCCTCCAGCAGCAACCTGGCGCTTGAAGGCCTCGGTCATGCCTGTGGTTCCGTCCGCTTGCTTCTCATAGCACTGCCAGCCGAAAGGCTGGACTAATTGTCCAGCCTTCTCTCCAAGTGTCATGCGCTGCAGCAGGTCCTGCACCCGATCTTCCACAGGCCGTGCTTTATCCTTATAGATCATTTTTACAGCACCTTTCTGCATTAGTCATTCGTGCCGCTCACTCTCGGCACTTCAGAGGATGATATTTCAAAGAAGATGGATAGCGCCTGCAGAAATTAGTTGGTTTTCCAGCGGTCATACGCAGCCTGATTAATCTCAGCTACACGCTCTCCGCCCATCTTCTTGACCGTCGCCACATAGTTATCCCAGCCGGTAAGCGGTTCGGCTCCGGTAATGAACTTCGCTTCCATCTGCTTCACATACGTGCTGAGATCCGAATTCAGGCTGCTGATCTCGGTCTGCTCTTCCACCGTTAGGAACAGGGCCGGGAACGGAATCCGTGCGCCCCGATCCAGCAACTTCTGCTTGGTCTCCTGCTCGACCCAGAGGTCAAAGTCCGTCTTCAGCCCCTTATTGATGTCATCCATGGACAGGGTTGGTGCAGGAATACCGTAATTCGGCGTTAAGGTGGCCCGGAAATCTTCCATTTCCTTGCCGTCAGGTACAGGCAGGTATTGCTTCACACGGTTGTCTTTGTCGGTGTACTCCCAGAGCGTTCCCTCCGGTCCTTTATTGAAGAACAGAGCTCCTTCATAGGAATAGAGGTAATCTACCCAGCGGAGCGAGGCTTCCGGTGCAGGATTGCTGTTCGTAATGGCAAAAGCGCCTGTCGTAATCCCTCTGTTCTTGGCAATCGCCGGAGCGGCCACCGATTCACTGCGTACAGGAGCGAACATCGGATCTGCCGTGGACGGCTCCCCGCCCTTGGTCATATAGGCATGCCAGTCGGAAAAGAGCGCCACGCGGTTATTCTGCGCCTTGGCCTTCTTCTGCTCCGCCGTCTGCGAGAAGCTCTCATGATCCAGCAGCTCCTCGGACCACAGGCGGTTCATATACGTCAGGTACTCCTTATAGCCCTCTTCAAGCGGGGTATAGTGTACCTTGTCTGCATCGTCTACATAGATCTCTTCTTCATAGACGCCGAAGGCGCCCAGCAGCCAGGTGCGGATATCACGCAGGTTCGCGGCCGTTGTCGTCACCGAAGAGATCGGAATTTCATCGGCGGTTCCGTTGCCGTTCGGATCTTCCTCCTTCACCCGCTTCAGGTAGGTGTACAGCTCCTCTGTCGTTTCAGGCAGTTTATCGATGTTCAGGGCCTTCAGGAAGTCCCCGTTATACCACATGGGGTTGCGGTACCAGTGCTGGCTCATTTCCACCACCGGCAGGGAGTAGATATGACCGTCCGGGGCTGTGATCGACTTGCGGACATCCGGGTTCTCCGCAAGCAGCGCCTTGAAGTTCGGGGCATACTCTTCGATCAGGTCTTCAAGGGGGATCAGAATCCCCTGTTCTCCGTAATTCATCTGCTCGGCCGTCGTCAGACCGGCCGCATAGAAGATATCCGGGTAATCGCCGCTGGCGAACACCAGATTCTTTTTGGTCTCGAAGCTGTCCTTCGGCGCATTTTTATATTCCATCGTAATACCGGTCTTCTCCTTCATCTGCTGGAGCACCGGCATGTTCTCCCAGTTCTGAATGCCCACATCCGGCGCCATCAGCGTCAGGGTTACGGGTTCGCTAACAATCGGGAAGCCCTCCTTGTTCACCGTGGCCTCCCCGGTACTCTTATTCGCGGTGCCTTCATTAGAGCTCCCGCAGCCTGCCAGCAGTCCAAGAATTACAGCCGAAGACAGCAGAATCTTCCATGGTTTACGTGTGATCTGCATTAATAATTCCTCCCTTAGGTTCATTACATTTTAACCTTTTAACCTTTCACAGAGCCAATCATGACCCCTTGGACAAAATAACGCTGCAGGAACGGGTAGACCGCCACAATCGGCAGTGTCGAGACGACGATGACGCCATATTTGACCAGCGATGCTGTTTCTGCCTTATTATTCATGGCCATAGCTACCTCGCCGTTGATCGCAGCGCCTGTGGTCTCAGCCGACATTTCCTGCAGGACCAGGATCTGGCGCAGCACCATCTGCAGCGGATACTTGGCTTCATCGTTCAAGTAGATCAGGGACGGGAAATAGCTGTTCCAGTGTCCAACCCCGTAGAACAGGGCCATCACGGCGATAATCGGCGCGGACAGCGGCAGGATAATGCGGATAAACAGCTTCAGATTCGTACAGCCGTCGATGTGGGCCGCTTCCTGTAATTCTTTTGGAATCGTGGACTGGAAAAAGGTGCGGGCGACCACGATGTTCCACACCGATGCAGCCACCGGCAGAATCAACGCTCCCATGCTGTTAATGAGGCCCAGGTTCTTAACCAGCAGATACGTCGGCACCAGCCCGCCGCTGAAGAACATTGTGAATAGAATGAGGCCCATGAACAGCTGGCGTCCGACAAAATCAGACCGGCTCAGCGCATATGCAGCAGGCAGCGTAACCGCCAGATTAAGCAGAGTGCCCACCGCTGTGTAGATGATGGTATTGAGATATCCGTTCCAAATCTTCGGGTTCTCGAACACCAGCTTGTAGCCGTCCAGCGTCACATTCTTCGGGAACAGCCACATGGCGCCCGAATTGACATCCTGCGGCGAACTGATGGACGCGCTGAGGATGTAGATCAGCGGATAGAGGACCACTACCAGCGCAAGGCACAGATAGATGTAGGTGCTGATCAGAAACAGCTTATCTCCCCTGGATTCTTTCATGGCAGTAATCAAATACTTCAACTCCTTTCTACCAGAGGCTGTTCTCACTGGTGCGTTTGGCAATCCGGTTCACGGTAACGAGCAGTATTACATTGACGACCGAGTTGAACAATCCGACAGCCGTCGAGAAGCTGTATTGGGCGTTCACCAGACCGGCCCGGTAGACATAGGTGGATATGACATCGGAGGCTTCCATGTTGAGCGAATTCTGCAGCAGCAGGATTTTCTCGAAGCCCAGGCCCAAAATGTTACCCATGTTCAGAATCAGCATGATCGTAATCGTGGGTATAATGGTCGGCAGGTTGATATGCAGCACCCGCTTGATCCGGCTGGCTCCATCCACAATGGCCGCTTCATGCAGCTGGGGATCTACGCCAGACAGGGCCGCGAGATAGATGATCGTCCCCCACCCGGTGCTCTGCCAGACGCCCAAGAAGACGTACACCGTCTTGAACCAGGCAGGATCGGTCAGAAATTGCGCCGGCTGGAAGCCCAGGAATTCAATGAACCGGATAATCACTCCGCTGGAGGGCGACAGGAAGGTAATAATCATCCCCGCCATGACGACCACTGAAATGAAATGCGGCGCATAGGTAACCGTCTGGACCGACTTCTTGAACGGGCCGTTGCGGACCTCATTGAAGGCCAGGGCCAGAATGATCGGCAGCGGAAACCCGATGGCAAGCTCATAGAAGCTGATGCTGAACGTGTTCCACAGCAGATCCCAGAAGAAATAAGAATTGAAGAACCGTTCGAAATGGTCGAAGCCTACCCAGTCGCTGCCCGTAATGCCTTTGGAGGGTACGAAGTTCTTGAAGGCAATTTGAATGCCGTACATCGGACCATAATGAAAGATGAAGAAATACAGTAACGCGGGAAGCATGAACAGATAGAGCTCCCAATTCTGCCAGATTCTTTTGCCAAGGGACTTGTTCCCCTTCATTCTCCCACTCCTCTCTATGTTAGTTTTCATTACACATAAATCTGTATCCGCTTCGCATTCTTGCTATGGCCTTTCCTGCTAACGCTTACATCCCAAATTGTAGAGAAACTAAGCTGACACCGTAAATATGTAGGTTGTGCATTGTCATGTTAACGGAGTGTAAAACCGCGCTGCTACGGGGCTTATGGGCTGAATAACTTCGATGGGCTGCCGCTGGCTGACTGCCGTAAATGTGTGAATTATGAACCCTCCTCCCCCCTGCAAAAGTTACATATTGTGATCCCCCGGCAGGTATGCAAACATTTGCTACGAATGCCGACACTACAACACCCGACTGAAGATATAGGAGGTTTCTGTCATGACCCGTACAACTGCCCACCTGATTTCACACACCCATTGGGACCGGGAATGGTATATGCCTTACGAGCGTCACCATGTGCTGCTGGCGAAGCTAATGAACGAACTCCTTGAGACGCTGGAGCAGGACACGCGCTACCGGTACTTCCACCTGGACGGACAGACCATTATTATTGAAGATTATCTGCAGGTTCATCCTGAGCGGAGAGAGCAGCTGGAGCGGTTCATCCGCGAAGGCCGGATTGTCATCGGCCCCTGGTATGTGCTCCAGGATGAATTCCTGACCAGCTCCGAGGCCAATGTGCGCAATCTGCTGATCGGCCATCAGGACGCGGCGAAATATGGCGTCATCTCGAAGCTCGGCTACTTCCCCGATTCCTTCGGCAATATAGGCCAAGCCCCCCAGCTTCTCCAGCAGGCTGATATCGGGACTGCGGTGTTCGGCCGCGGTGTGAAGCCGACGGGCTTCGATAATATGGTCGGCGAACTGAACAGCACCAGCTATGAGTCGCCCTACTCCGAGATGTACTGGGAATCCCCCGACGGCTCGTCCGTGCTTGGACTGCTGTTTGCGAACTGGTACAGCAACGGCAATGAGGTGCCCGTAGATGCAGGGGAAGCCAAGGTTTTCTGGGACAAAAAAATCGCGGATGCCGGCAAATACGCCTCCACCCCGGAACTGCTGTTCATGAACGGCTGTGATCATCAGCCGGTGCAGCGTGATCTCGCGGATGCGCTGGAGACAGCCCGGAAGCTGTACCCGGACACGGACTTCGTCCACTCCAGCTTCGAGGAATACCTGAAGGCGCTGGCGCCTTCGCTGCCCGAGGATCTGGTTACCGTGCACGGCGAGCTGCGCAGCCAGCATACGGACGGCTGGGGGACGCTGGTGAATACTGCTTCCGCCCGCGTCTACCTGAAGCAGCTCAACCAGCAGGGCCAGACACTGCTGGAGAAGGGCGCAGAGCCGCTGGCCGCACTGGCTTATCTGGTCAGCGGACAGGCCTACCCCCATGCCCTGCTGACCTACGCCTGGAAGACGCTGATGCAGAATCACCCGCATGACAGCATCTGCGGCTGCAGCGTAGATGAGGTCCACCGCGAGATGATCAGCCGCTTCGAGAAAAGCCGCCATGTAGGCGAAGCTATTATTGAAGAGAGTCTGAAGGCGGTATCCGCACAGATCGGAACCCGGAATGTAGCCGCCTGGGGCGAATCTGTGCTGCCGGTGACGGTCTTCAATACTACCGGCTGGGAACGCAGCGGAACAGTAAGCGTGGAGCTCATCTTCGCCAAGCGTTATTTCAAGGAAGGGCCGAACCCTACCGCCATTGGCGAAGCGCTGGATCAGCTTCCGCTTGACCTGGAGGGCGGTCGGCTAGTGGACTCCGAAGGGCAGATCGTAGCTTGCCGGGCGGAGGATCTGGGCAGCCGGTTCGGCTACGAGCTGCCGGACGACCAGTTCCGCAAGCCTTATATGGCCCGGATGGTCCGGCTGACCTTCGAGGCTGCGCAGGTGCCGCCGTTAGGCTACAGCACCTACGCCTGGGTGAAGCCAGCGGGTGGGTACGCCGGGGCTGCTGCCGAGGGTCCGCTTAAGCTGCTGGAACGGGGGATGGAGAATGAATTCCTGGCTGTCCGCATCCATGAGGATGGCTCTTATGATGTAACGGATAAGCGGACCAGCAGGGTCTTCGCAGGACTCGGCGTCTATGAGAACTGCGGCGATATCGGCAATGAATATGTGTTCCGCCAGCCGGAGGGCGATGCTGCACTGACGACCAAGGGCCTTGCCGCCCGGATCTCGCTGGCTGAGCATGAGCCTTACCGCATCACCTATGAAATCGTGCATGAATGGGCTATTCCCGCTTCCGCCGATGCTTCGTTCGAGGACGAGAAGCGCAGAATGGTGCCCTTCCGGCAGCGCAAGGCCGGACGTTCTGCGGAGCAGGCTCCACTGCGGATTGTAACCCGGATCAGCCTGGAGGCCGGCGGGAGAGGCGTTCAGGTTTCTGCCTCGTTCAATAATCAGGCCAAGGACCACCGGCTGCGCGTGCTTGTCCCTACCGGGCTGGCGGCGTCCACCCTGCGGGCCGACTCCATCTTCGAAGCCGCTGAACGCGAGATTGAGCCAGCACCGGACTGGATCAACCCGAGCAATGCCCAGCACCAGCAGGCTTACGTCAGCGTGTCGGACGGCAGCGCCGGCCTGCTGGTAGCCAACAAGGGGCTGAATGAATATGAGGTGCTGCGGGACGGCAGCACTACCATTGCTGACACCCTGCTGCGCAGCGTGTCAGAGCTGGGTGACTGGGGCGTGTTCCCTACACCGGAAGCTCAGTGCCTCGGTGAGCAGACTGTTGAATTCGCGGTCCGTCCCTTCGCCGGGGATGCGGACTGGACGGAAGCCTGTGCGTGGGCCTACCAGTACCAGGTGCCTTGGTTCACCGTTCAGACCGGCTGGCAGGAGGGTTCCCTCCCTGCGGTCTATCAGCCGCTGGAGTGGCAGGGCCGCACCCTGGCGCTGTCCGCCTTCAAAATGTCCGCAGACCATGAGGACATCATTCTGCGCTGGTACAATCTGGCGGGAGCGGAGCAGGAGCTCGCGTTGACGCCGCATTTTCCGGTGGAGGCTGTACATGCCAGTGATATTCTGGAACGGCGGAAGCACCAGGAAGTCTTAGATGAAGGAATACTCCGCAGCTCCATCGGCAAAGCCCAAATTGTCACCTATGCTCTGCAAATAGCACAACCCTAAATCCACTATGCCTGAGGAGGAATTATACTATGAACCTGCCAGCTTCCATTACCACCTATCTGAATGAGGCCGATGAACGGCTTGCCCACCACCCGAAACTGCAGCAGTTGTTCCGCAACTGCTTCCCGAACACGCTGGAGACCACGACCAAGCTGCTGGAAGACGGCACGACCTTCGTGTTCACTGGCGATATCCCGGCCATGTGGCTGCGCGATTCGACGGAGCAGGTGCGGCACTATATTCCTTTTGCCAAAAACGACCCTGAATTGCAGCGGATTCTCCGCGGCCTGATTGCCCGCCAGATGTTCTATGTGAATATTGATCCGTACACCAATGCCTTCAACGAGACGGCAAGCGACAAGCATTACCGCGATACGGACGACTGTAACTTGAACCCGTGGATGTGGGAGCGCAAATATGAGCTGGACTCCCTCTGCTTCGTCGTTCAACTGGCTTATATGTACTGGAAGGAAGCGGAGCAGACCGATATCTTCGATGCCGCCTGCTACCAGGCGCTGACCTCCATCGTGAACACGATCGAGACCGAGCAGCATCACGGGGAGAAGTCTCCTTACCATTTCATCCGCCAGACGCTTCAGGATACGGAGACACTGCATAATAACGGACGCGGAATGCCGGTCAACTACACCGGGATGAGCTGGTCGGGCTTCCGCCCGAGCGATGACAGCTGCGAATTCGGCTACAATATTCCCTCGAATATGTTCGCTGTGGTGATTCTGGGGTATATCGGCGAGATGGCAAGCGAGGTCTACCAGGATGAGCGGCTGGCGGCGAGAGCGGCGAAGCTGCGCAAGGAGATCGACTTCGGTATCCGCACCTACGGCATCGTGACCCATCCGAAATACGGCAGAATCTATGCCTATGAGACGGACGGCTACGGCAATTACTCGCTGATGGACGATGCCGGAACTCCGGGGCTGATCTCCATTCCTTACATTGGTTATGTGGGCGTGGAGGATGAGATCTATCAGAACACCCGCCGGTTCGCCCTCAGCTTCGACAACCCGTTCTACTTCGAGGGCAAGCACGCCAAGGGCATCGGTAGTCCGCACACTCCGGGCGGTTACGTCTGGCATATGGCGCTGTCCATGCAGGCGCTGACGGCGGATAACGATGAGGAAATCAAAGAGCTGATCGATATGCTGATCCGCACCGATGCCGATACCGGCTACATGCACGAAGGCTTCCACCCGGATAACCCAGCCGACTTCTCGCGCGAGTGGTTCGCCTGGTCCAACAGCCTGTTCGCTACGCTGATCGGCAAGGCGATGGATAAGGGGCTGGTCTAGTCCAGGGAAGCCTATTCAGCTCATTTTTCAGATATCCAGACAACTATTCCTATACAAAAACGGCTACGGCCTCCTTGATTTCAAGGGGCCGTAGCCGTTTTTGTGATAAAGCTGGCAATTTAGCCCGCGTCCAGCGGATTGAGGTGCACTAGTACCCTTCATTCTCACATTTGGCCCGCGTCCAGCGATATCAGGTGCATTAATACCCTTCATTTCCACTTTTGGCCCGCATCCGCGGAATTCAGGTGCATTAATACCCTTCATTCTCACTTTTGGCTCACGTCCGGCGAATTCAAAGGGATTTATCCCTCTCCTCCCCCCATTTAGCCCACTTCCGGCGAATTCAGAGGGATTTATCCCCCTGAATCTCCACTCAGCCCGCGTCCGGTAGCCCATCCTCATACTCATCTTATCTACGCCAGACAGTTCTCCTTACTCCTTTACACATAACAAACGGCTGCGTCCTCCTTGAACTCAAGGAGGACGCAGCCGTCTACAGGTTAACCAATCTTCTATTTAGTAGCCGCTCTGGCTCTGCTCGCCCTTGGCAATGGCTACGCCGCCGCTGGTTCCGATCCGGCTGGCGCCTGCGCCGATCATTACGAGCGCGTCTTCCGCGCTGCGTACACCGCCGGAGGCCTTCACGCCGATCTCAGGGCCGACCGTTGCCCGCATCAGGGCGATATCTTCCTTCGTTGCCCCGCCGGTCGAGAAGCCGGTTGAGGTCTTCACGAAGTCTGCGCCCGCTTCTACAGCAAGCTTGCAGGCACGGACCTTCTCCTCTTCAGTCAGCAGGCAGGCTTCAATAATAACCTTGGTCAGCGCTTTGCCGCGCGCGGCTTCAACTACAGCAACCATATCGCGCTTCACCAGCTCGTCATTGCCGTCCTTCAGTGCGCCGATATTGATGACCATATCCACCTCACCGGCACCGTTCGCAATGGCATCCTTCGTCTCAAAAGCCTTAGCCTCAGGAGTCGATGCCCCCAGCGGGAAGCCGATTACTGTACATACCTTCACTTCCGGTGTATCCTTCAGTACGGCATGCGCCGTGGCCACCCAAGCCGGATTCACGCACACAGAGGCGAATTTATAGGCTTTGGCCTCTTCGGCAAGCTTGATAATATCGTCTTTCCGGGCATCCGCCTTCAGCAGCGTATGATCAATAATCCCGGATATTGTAGTTTCACTCATGTTCAATTCCTCCATATAATCGGAAATAGATGTTCACATCCCTTGTAATCATACCAATAGTTGGACGCTTTTGAAAGCTGGAGGGCATAACATCTGCTA
This genomic interval from Paenibacillus sp. FSL H8-0332 contains the following:
- a CDS encoding glycoside hydrolase family 125 protein; the encoded protein is MNLPASITTYLNEADERLAHHPKLQQLFRNCFPNTLETTTKLLEDGTTFVFTGDIPAMWLRDSTEQVRHYIPFAKNDPELQRILRGLIARQMFYVNIDPYTNAFNETASDKHYRDTDDCNLNPWMWERKYELDSLCFVVQLAYMYWKEAEQTDIFDAACYQALTSIVNTIETEQHHGEKSPYHFIRQTLQDTETLHNNGRGMPVNYTGMSWSGFRPSDDSCEFGYNIPSNMFAVVILGYIGEMASEVYQDERLAARAAKLRKEIDFGIRTYGIVTHPKYGRIYAYETDGYGNYSLMDDAGTPGLISIPYIGYVGVEDEIYQNTRRFALSFDNPFYFEGKHAKGIGSPHTPGGYVWHMALSMQALTADNDEEIKELIDMLIRTDADTGYMHEGFHPDNPADFSREWFAWSNSLFATLIGKAMDKGLV
- the deoC gene encoding deoxyribose-phosphate aldolase, which produces MSETTISGIIDHTLLKADARKDDIIKLAEEAKAYKFASVCVNPAWVATAHAVLKDTPEVKVCTVIGFPLGASTPEAKAFETKDAIANGAGEVDMVINIGALKDGNDELVKRDMVAVVEAARGKALTKVIIEACLLTEEEKVRACKLAVEAGADFVKTSTGFSTGGATKEDIALMRATVGPEIGVKASGGVRSAEDALVMIGAGASRIGTSGGVAIAKGEQSQSGY